In Desulfovibrio sp. 86, the following proteins share a genomic window:
- the fdhF gene encoding formate dehydrogenase subunit alpha has product MLVTINGKQATFQPGQTILDVATAHGVYIPTLCWLPKTGHGKVCRICSVEVKGRDRLLPACSSPAEDGMIIETDSPTVLATRKNILSLLVAEGRHDCFLRKLPPDLWPAYQKAAGAMPHREHPCPAEGKCQLQALTMKCNVPVKDLVPEPGHFPLDDEHPMITRDFSRCVQCGRCASVCSAIQVNDAIPPQFGRRAEKESWWPLVDYTRCTHCGECVQACPTGALTAKKSYGLAVREDKIDTVRTTCPYCGVGCQLNLSVKDGRIIEVNGVEDGSPNKGSLCVKGRFGYDFIYSEERLTEPLIRRQDGSFRTASWDEALDLIAAKFSEVIENHGPDAVAGVACARSINEDNYQMQKLFRAVFKTNNIDHCARTUHAPTVAGLATSFGSGAMTNSFAHLGEAKMILLIGSNITEAHPVAGTLVKRAVRNGCRLIVVDPRRTGIAKEAETHLQLRVGSDIALLNAIMHVLIRDDLYDKHFVARHTLGFEELRRNVADCTPEWAAPICGIAPEVIERTARDLASVKPALLAYTLGITEHTCGVNNVLTCAALQMLLGNVGKPLGGVNPLRGQNNVQGSCDMGALPDTYPGYGKVADKAARESLERFWKTPLPAGAGMMLPDMLDGLKSKKIRAMYIFGENLANTEPDITHVESCLASAEFLVVQDIFPNETTRFAHVILPAAAWGEKDGTFSNSERRVSRVRAASTAPGQAKMDWWIFKQLAARFGHHWESDSAQDLWDNEISVLAELFRGIKYRRIEGDGLQWPCPHEDHPGTPVLHKDGAFTRGKGLFVPVNWTPAAEVADAEYPFVLSSGRRLYHYHTRTQTGRSKGLNTLMGHDTADISSADAARLQIADGENIRVSSRRGSVTVRAKVTDDMPVGMVWMAFHFRESNANWLTNPAMDPITKTAEYKACAVKIEKI; this is encoded by the coding sequence ATGCTTGTCACCATTAATGGAAAGCAGGCTACCTTTCAGCCTGGGCAGACCATACTGGATGTCGCCACGGCGCACGGCGTCTATATTCCCACGCTGTGCTGGCTGCCCAAGACCGGCCACGGCAAGGTCTGCCGCATCTGTTCCGTCGAGGTAAAGGGGCGCGACCGCCTGCTGCCCGCCTGTTCCTCCCCTGCCGAGGACGGCATGATCATTGAGACGGATTCCCCGACGGTACTTGCCACACGCAAAAACATCCTTTCCCTGCTGGTGGCCGAAGGCCGACACGACTGTTTTTTGCGCAAACTGCCCCCCGATCTCTGGCCCGCCTATCAAAAAGCCGCAGGGGCCATGCCCCATCGTGAACATCCCTGTCCCGCCGAAGGCAAGTGCCAGCTCCAGGCACTGACCATGAAGTGCAATGTGCCCGTCAAGGACCTTGTGCCGGAACCTGGGCATTTTCCCCTGGATGACGAGCACCCGATGATCACGCGCGACTTCAGCCGCTGCGTGCAATGCGGACGCTGCGCCTCTGTCTGCTCGGCCATTCAGGTCAATGACGCCATACCGCCGCAGTTCGGCCGCAGGGCTGAAAAAGAATCCTGGTGGCCCCTGGTGGACTACACCCGCTGCACCCATTGCGGCGAGTGCGTTCAGGCATGTCCCACCGGGGCGCTTACGGCAAAGAAGTCCTATGGCCTTGCCGTGCGTGAAGACAAAATAGACACGGTGCGCACCACCTGCCCTTACTGCGGCGTGGGCTGTCAGTTGAACCTGTCCGTCAAGGACGGGCGCATAATTGAGGTCAACGGCGTTGAAGACGGCAGCCCCAACAAGGGCAGCCTGTGCGTCAAGGGGCGCTTTGGCTATGACTTCATCTACAGTGAGGAGCGGCTCACCGAGCCCCTTATCCGCCGTCAGGACGGCTCGTTCAGGACGGCCTCATGGGACGAGGCTCTTGACCTCATAGCCGCCAAATTTTCAGAGGTGATTGAAAATCACGGCCCGGACGCTGTGGCCGGTGTGGCTTGCGCCCGTAGTATCAATGAAGATAACTACCAGATGCAAAAACTCTTTCGCGCGGTGTTCAAGACCAATAATATTGATCACTGCGCGCGTACCTGACACGCCCCCACTGTGGCCGGTCTGGCCACATCATTTGGATCAGGTGCAATGACCAACAGCTTTGCCCACCTGGGCGAAGCCAAGATGATTTTACTCATTGGTTCCAATATCACGGAGGCGCATCCCGTGGCCGGAACCCTCGTCAAACGGGCCGTGCGCAACGGGTGCCGACTCATTGTCGTGGACCCGCGCCGCACCGGCATAGCCAAGGAGGCGGAAACCCACCTGCAACTGCGCGTGGGTTCGGATATCGCCCTGCTCAACGCCATCATGCATGTGCTCATCAGGGATGATCTCTATGACAAGCACTTTGTGGCCCGGCACACCTTGGGTTTTGAAGAACTGCGGCGCAACGTGGCCGACTGCACGCCGGAGTGGGCCGCGCCCATTTGCGGCATCGCGCCTGAAGTCATTGAACGTACCGCCCGCGACCTGGCCTCGGTCAAACCCGCCCTGCTGGCCTATACGCTTGGCATTACAGAACATACCTGCGGCGTTAACAACGTGCTGACCTGCGCGGCCCTGCAAATGCTTCTGGGCAATGTGGGCAAGCCCTTGGGCGGCGTGAATCCTCTGCGCGGACAGAACAATGTGCAGGGTTCCTGCGATATGGGCGCTCTGCCGGACACCTACCCCGGCTACGGCAAGGTGGCCGACAAGGCCGCCAGGGAAAGCCTTGAGCGCTTCTGGAAAACGCCCCTGCCCGCAGGGGCGGGCATGATGCTGCCCGACATGCTTGATGGCCTCAAGTCAAAGAAAATCAGAGCCATGTATATATTTGGCGAAAATCTTGCCAATACGGAACCCGACATCACCCATGTGGAAAGCTGCCTGGCTTCTGCGGAATTTCTGGTGGTGCAGGATATTTTTCCCAATGAAACGACGCGCTTCGCTCATGTAATCCTGCCAGCTGCAGCCTGGGGCGAAAAAGACGGCACGTTCAGCAACAGCGAACGCCGCGTCAGCCGTGTACGCGCCGCCAGCACCGCGCCAGGCCAGGCCAAGATGGACTGGTGGATTTTCAAGCAGCTGGCTGCCCGTTTTGGCCACCACTGGGAATCGGATTCTGCCCAGGACCTGTGGGACAACGAAATATCGGTACTGGCCGAATTATTCCGCGGCATCAAGTATCGCCGCATCGAGGGCGACGGTCTGCAATGGCCCTGCCCGCATGAAGACCATCCGGGAACCCCGGTGCTGCACAAGGACGGGGCATTCACACGCGGCAAAGGTCTGTTTGTGCCCGTCAACTGGACGCCGGCAGCGGAAGTGGCTGATGCGGAATATCCCTTTGTTCTCAGTTCCGGCAGGCGGCTCTACCACTACCACACCAGAACGCAAACAGGCCGCAGCAAGGGGCTGAACACGCTCATGGGGCACGACACGGCGGACATATCCAGCGCAGATGCCGCCCGGTTGCAGATAGCCGACGGCGAGAACATCCGCGTGTCTTCACGCCGGGGTTCAGTGACGGTACGGGCCAAGGTTACGGACGACATGCCCGTGGGAATGGTCTGGATGGCCTTTCACTTCCGTGAAAGCAACGCCAACTGGCTTACCAATCCCGCCATGGACCCGATTACCAAAACTGCGGAATATAAAGCCTGCGCCGTAAAGATCGAAAAAATCTGA
- a CDS encoding FAD-dependent oxidoreductase — MLTIDTWRGKKAPETQRAFMGWGGLTVTDDTVDVLDMLRAYYAVASGESCGQCFPCRSGLKRIAARLDQMCQGQERADDLQYLRELAAMVRASARCDIGQTSPQPLLDVLEQAPQLLKARKTSGGAYTSMVTAPCVNACPGHVTIPEYIEDIRFRRFDKGLERVMENCPMPGTIGRVCERPCEAACKRGLKGKPVAIRNLKRFLFDHNAALNQPPVPQKPAAHGKKVAIIGGGPAGLSCAYYLAHLGVAPTIFERHDVCGGMAKFGIPDFRLPPSVLTREINVVAAAGSDIRTGIEIGRDISVDQLHDEGFEAIFIAAGAPHAPGMRCEGEDSCPQGYLSGIHYLHEATMGRQAVSGTRLVVVGGGNVAMDCARTALRHGFKEVRVVYRRTEAEMPADPVEIEEAREEGTLFTFLAAPLRIENIDGRVTGLVCQKMELGPADDSGRRRPVPVEGADFELPCDAIVYAIGQKVALEVILKGKDGALNKYRTLDAHDITGEVSALPRFFGGGDCVTGPSSLIAALAAGKRAAAHIAAHLNGEDDGPTVREKLEQALMSINMLDTEDAVPLEDPTPPMPIHAIPLRERLHGFTEVETEPLEWEAVRESSRCLRCLRVVMTAP; from the coding sequence ATGCTGACGATTGATACATGGCGAGGAAAAAAGGCCCCTGAAACTCAGAGAGCCTTTATGGGATGGGGCGGCCTGACGGTCACCGACGACACTGTCGATGTCCTTGACATGCTGCGCGCATATTATGCCGTGGCGTCAGGCGAATCCTGCGGCCAGTGCTTCCCCTGCCGCAGCGGTCTCAAACGCATTGCCGCACGCCTTGACCAGATGTGCCAGGGGCAGGAAAGGGCCGACGACCTGCAATACCTGCGCGAACTGGCCGCCATGGTTCGTGCCAGCGCCCGTTGCGACATTGGCCAGACCTCGCCCCAGCCCCTGCTGGATGTGCTGGAACAGGCACCGCAATTGCTCAAGGCCAGAAAGACCTCAGGCGGCGCCTATACGAGCATGGTTACCGCCCCCTGCGTCAACGCCTGCCCAGGGCATGTCACTATTCCTGAGTATATTGAAGACATCCGCTTTCGCCGTTTTGACAAAGGGCTCGAACGGGTTATGGAAAACTGCCCCATGCCCGGCACCATTGGCCGCGTGTGCGAGCGCCCCTGTGAAGCCGCCTGCAAACGTGGCCTCAAGGGCAAGCCTGTGGCCATTCGCAATCTCAAGCGCTTTCTTTTTGACCACAACGCCGCGCTCAATCAGCCCCCTGTTCCCCAAAAACCGGCTGCCCATGGCAAAAAAGTGGCCATCATCGGCGGCGGGCCTGCCGGGCTGTCCTGCGCCTACTACCTCGCCCATTTGGGGGTCGCGCCCACCATTTTCGAGCGGCATGACGTCTGCGGCGGCATGGCCAAATTCGGCATTCCCGATTTTCGCCTGCCGCCATCCGTACTGACGCGGGAAATAAACGTGGTGGCTGCCGCTGGCAGTGACATCCGCACCGGCATTGAAATTGGACGCGACATTTCGGTGGACCAGTTGCACGATGAGGGTTTTGAAGCGATCTTTATTGCGGCAGGCGCGCCCCACGCCCCCGGCATGCGCTGCGAAGGCGAAGACAGCTGCCCTCAGGGCTACCTCAGCGGCATCCACTACCTTCATGAAGCCACCATGGGCAGGCAGGCCGTAAGCGGCACCCGTCTTGTGGTGGTGGGCGGCGGCAACGTGGCCATGGACTGCGCGCGCACGGCGCTGCGCCACGGCTTCAAGGAAGTGCGCGTGGTCTACCGCCGCACCGAGGCAGAAATGCCCGCCGACCCAGTGGAAATTGAAGAAGCCAGGGAAGAAGGCACTCTTTTCACCTTTCTGGCGGCCCCCCTGCGCATAGAAAACATCGATGGCCGCGTTACCGGCCTTGTGTGCCAGAAAATGGAACTTGGCCCGGCGGACGACTCCGGCCGCCGCCGCCCTGTTCCTGTGGAAGGAGCCGACTTTGAACTGCCTTGTGACGCCATCGTCTACGCCATCGGCCAGAAGGTGGCTCTGGAAGTGATCCTTAAAGGCAAGGACGGCGCCCTGAACAAGTACCGCACGCTGGACGCCCACGACATCACGGGCGAAGTCAGCGCCCTGCCCCGCTTTTTCGGCGGCGGGGACTGCGTGACAGGCCCAAGCTCGCTTATAGCCGCCCTTGCCGCAGGCAAACGCGCGGCCGCGCACATAGCCGCCCACCTGAACGGCGAAGATGACGGCCCCACTGTGCGCGAAAAGCTGGAACAGGCGCTCATGTCCATCAATATGCTGGATACGGAAGATGCCGTTCCCCTTGAAGACCCGACGCCGCCCATGCCCATCCACGCCATTCCTCTGCGCGAACGCCTGCACGGCTTTACAGAGGTGGAAACAGAACCGCTGGAATGGGAAGCCGTGCGCGAGTCGTCGCGCTGCCTGCGCTGCCTGCGCGTCGTCATGACCGCGCCTTGA
- the groL gene encoding chaperonin GroEL (60 kDa chaperone family; promotes refolding of misfolded polypeptides especially under stressful conditions; forms two stacked rings of heptamers to form a barrel-shaped 14mer; ends can be capped by GroES; misfolded proteins enter the barrel where they are refolded when GroES binds) — protein MSAKEIFFDVKAREKLSRGVDKLANAVKITLGPKGRNVAIEKSFGAPVITKDGVTVAKEIELSDKFENMGAQLVKEVASKTSDAAGDGTTTATILAQAIYREGIKLVAAGRNPMAIKRGIDKAVESLIAELANLAKPTRDQKEIAQIGTISANSDTTIGNIIAEAMSKVGKEGVITVEEAKGLETTMDVVEGMRFDRGYLSPYFVTNPEKMVCEMDNPYILCTEKKISSMKDMLPVLEQVAKVNRPLMIIAEDVEGEALATLVVNKLRGALQVVAVKAPGFGDRRKAMLQDIAVLTGGQVASDDTGSKLENMSLAELGTAKRIVIDKENTTIVDGAGKSEDIKARVKQIRAQIEDSTSDYDREKLQERLAKLVGGVAVVHVGAATEVEMKEKKDRVEDALNATRAAVEEGIVPGGGTALIRVAKVLCDIKPADDDELAGVNIIRRAIEEPLRQIAHNAGFEGSIVVERVREGKDGFGFNAATGEYEDLIKAGVIDPKKVTRTALQNAASVASLLLTTECAICEKPEPKKEAAMPDMGGMGGMGGMGGMY, from the coding sequence ATGTCTGCTAAAGAAATTTTTTTTGATGTTAAAGCCCGCGAAAAACTTTCCCGTGGCGTTGATAAGCTTGCCAATGCCGTCAAGATTACCCTTGGCCCCAAAGGCCGCAACGTGGCCATTGAAAAGTCGTTTGGCGCTCCCGTCATCACCAAGGACGGCGTGACGGTTGCCAAGGAAATCGAACTTTCCGACAAGTTTGAGAACATGGGCGCCCAGCTCGTCAAGGAAGTGGCCTCCAAAACTTCCGATGCCGCTGGCGACGGTACCACCACCGCCACCATTCTGGCCCAGGCCATTTACCGCGAAGGCATCAAGCTTGTGGCTGCTGGCCGCAATCCCATGGCCATCAAGCGCGGCATCGACAAGGCTGTTGAAAGCCTGATCGCCGAACTTGCCAATCTTGCCAAGCCTACCCGCGACCAGAAAGAAATCGCCCAGATCGGCACCATTTCTGCCAACTCCGACACCACCATCGGCAACATCATTGCCGAAGCCATGTCCAAAGTGGGCAAGGAAGGCGTCATCACGGTTGAAGAAGCCAAGGGCCTCGAAACCACCATGGATGTGGTTGAAGGCATGCGCTTTGACCGCGGCTACCTTTCCCCCTACTTCGTGACCAATCCCGAAAAGATGGTCTGCGAAATGGACAATCCTTACATCCTCTGCACGGAAAAGAAAATCTCCAGCATGAAAGACATGCTGCCCGTGCTTGAGCAGGTTGCCAAGGTAAACCGTCCGCTCATGATCATCGCTGAAGACGTGGAAGGCGAAGCCCTGGCCACCCTGGTGGTCAACAAGCTGCGTGGCGCCCTCCAGGTTGTCGCCGTGAAGGCTCCTGGCTTCGGCGACCGCCGCAAGGCCATGCTTCAGGATATCGCCGTGCTGACCGGCGGCCAGGTGGCTTCCGACGACACCGGCTCCAAGCTTGAAAACATGAGCCTGGCCGAACTTGGCACCGCCAAGCGCATTGTCATCGACAAGGAAAACACCACCATTGTTGACGGCGCTGGCAAGAGCGAAGACATCAAGGCCCGCGTGAAGCAGATCCGCGCCCAGATCGAAGACAGCACCTCCGACTATGACCGCGAAAAGCTGCAGGAACGTCTTGCCAAGCTGGTGGGCGGCGTGGCCGTGGTGCATGTGGGCGCTGCCACTGAAGTGGAAATGAAGGAAAAGAAAGACCGCGTTGAAGACGCCCTCAATGCCACCCGCGCTGCCGTGGAAGAAGGCATTGTGCCTGGCGGCGGTACCGCCCTCATCCGCGTGGCCAAGGTTCTTTGCGACATCAAGCCCGCTGACGACGACGAACTGGCTGGCGTGAACATCATCCGCCGCGCCATTGAAGAGCCCCTGCGCCAGATCGCCCACAATGCCGGCTTTGAAGGCTCCATCGTGGTCGAAAGGGTGCGCGAAGGCAAGGACGGCTTCGGTTTCAACGCCGCTACCGGCGAATACGAAGACCTCATCAAGGCTGGCGTCATTGACCCCAAAAAGGTCACCCGTACGGCTCTGCAGAATGCCGCTTCCGTGGCCTCCCTGCTGCTGACCACCGAATGCGCCATTTGCGAAAAGCCCGAACCCAAGAAAGAAGCTGCCATGCCTGACATGGGCGGCATGGGTGGAATGGGCGGCATGGGCGGCATGTACTAA
- the groES gene encoding co-chaperone GroES, with translation MKLKPLNDRVLVKRLESEEKTAGGLFIPDTAKEKPSKGQVVAVGPGKVGDNGERTPLAVKAGDEVLFNKYAGTEVKLDGVDHLVMREEDILAIID, from the coding sequence ATGAAGCTGAAACCCCTTAACGACCGTGTTCTGGTCAAACGCCTTGAGTCCGAAGAAAAGACCGCCGGTGGCCTGTTCATCCCCGACACGGCTAAAGAAAAGCCGTCCAAGGGTCAGGTTGTGGCTGTGGGTCCCGGCAAGGTAGGGGATAATGGCGAGCGCACCCCTCTGGCCGTCAAGGCCGGGGACGAAGTGCTGTTCAACAAGTACGCCGGTACTGAAGTGAAGCTTGACGGCGTTGACCATCTGGTCATGCGCGAAGAAGACATTCTCGCCATCATCGACTAA
- a CDS encoding MetQ/NlpA family ABC transporter substrate-binding protein translates to MKRLLLSLAMILTLAVPSFAAEDIVIGVTPFPHKDIMLVAKPLLAKDGYNLVIKEFTDYVQPNMALANGQLFANFFQHEPYLDNMNKEKNLGLVSIGKVHIEPLGVYSKKIKKLADLKKGDAISVPNDPTNEARALRLLEANGIIKIKPGALVTVADITENPLGLKFHELDAAQLPRTLDDVTASVINTNFAGEAGLIPARDALVIEGSESPYANIIVVRAADKDSPKAKALIKAAQSPEVKAYIEKELVGKGIMPSF, encoded by the coding sequence ATGAAACGCCTGCTTCTGTCTCTGGCCATGATTTTGACCCTGGCCGTTCCTTCCTTTGCCGCCGAAGACATCGTCATCGGCGTCACCCCCTTCCCGCACAAGGACATCATGCTTGTGGCCAAGCCCCTGCTGGCCAAGGACGGCTACAATCTGGTCATCAAGGAATTCACGGACTACGTGCAGCCCAACATGGCCCTTGCCAATGGTCAGCTTTTCGCCAACTTCTTCCAGCACGAGCCCTACCTCGACAACATGAACAAGGAAAAGAACCTTGGTCTTGTGTCCATCGGCAAGGTGCATATCGAACCGCTGGGCGTGTATTCCAAAAAAATCAAGAAACTGGCTGACCTCAAGAAGGGTGACGCCATTTCCGTGCCCAATGACCCCACCAACGAAGCCCGCGCCCTGCGCCTGCTTGAAGCCAACGGCATCATCAAGATCAAGCCCGGCGCTCTTGTGACCGTGGCCGACATTACCGAAAATCCCCTTGGTCTCAAGTTTCATGAACTTGACGCCGCCCAGCTGCCCCGCACCCTGGACGATGTGACCGCCTCGGTTATCAATACCAACTTTGCCGGCGAAGCCGGTCTTATTCCCGCTCGTGACGCCCTTGTTATTGAAGGCAGCGAATCGCCGTACGCCAACATCATCGTGGTGCGCGCGGCCGACAAGGACAGCCCCAAGGCCAAGGCCCTCATCAAGGCTGCCCAGTCGCCCGAAGTCAAAGCCTACATTGAAAAGGAACTGGTGGGCAAAGGCATCATGCCCTCGTTCTAG
- a CDS encoding FAD-binding and (Fe-S)-binding domain-containing protein, producing MLTSPHKEFHDAILAFIPKNRIYTDPLRLFAYGTDASVYRLTPKLVVDVLNEEEIIELMGVADRMRVPVTFRAAGTSLSGQAVTDSVLVRIGQGWRDWRVGEHAEKITLQPGIIGSGANKILAEFGKKIGPDPASIDSCFIGGIFANNASGMCCGTSDNSYKTVLSTRMVLSDGTLLDTADAKSRAAFARTHGHILDGLTALRNKIMSDTTLADRIRRKFKIKNTTGYSINALVDYEDPFEILQHLMVGSEGTLGFIAEVTYRTVEEAPFKASALMLLPSVKDACDLASAVATLPVSSAELMDRASLRSVEGTPGLPDGLDTLDDKVCSLLVETRASSQEELDKNIATINAAFKDVKFVRPHAFTDKPEEYSKLWLIRKGILASVGGMRPVGTSIVIEDVAFPLERLGEAATDLQDLFARHGYSVAPLFGHARDGNLHFVFWQDFGSPTEVARYAAFMDDFCKLITEKYDGSLKAEHGTGRNVAPFVELEWGAAAYSIMKSVKDLLDPKSILNPGVLMNSDPQGHIKNLKPLHPADELVDKCMECGFCESVCPSRNLTLTPRQRITAYREICRLREVAPGSKELKNLETQYDYMGNATCATDSLCRPRCPAGVDTGVFIKSLRKREAGNLSKKVANSVADHFAGTCRAISFALNSVDKLHRALGTTFMENGSRLLRCVTFNKAPLWNRDMPKGGSKLRIPEIHSANPKRVVYFPSCIARNMGPGEEHTDRRTEPEAVISVLLKGGYDVILPKNLDKLCCGMAFASKGLADAAHKKEKELEAALKEASNNGQYPVLCETSPCLLHMKQTLDPSLTLMEPIEFILEKMDGSLRFTKLPKTIALHATCSVRKMGLEGKLEKLAKMCAENVVVPDGINCCGWAGDRGFTHPELNESALKSLRMQVSTCEVGYSSSRTCQIGLSLHGGIPYYSIVFLVDEATV from the coding sequence ATGCTGACATCACCCCACAAAGAATTTCACGACGCCATTTTGGCCTTTATCCCTAAAAATCGGATATATACTGATCCACTACGCCTGTTTGCCTATGGCACAGACGCCAGCGTCTACCGCCTTACCCCCAAGCTTGTGGTGGACGTGCTTAATGAAGAAGAAATAATTGAGCTTATGGGCGTGGCTGACCGCATGCGCGTGCCCGTAACCTTTCGCGCGGCGGGCACCAGCCTTTCGGGCCAGGCCGTGACGGATTCCGTCCTGGTGCGCATCGGCCAGGGCTGGAGAGACTGGCGCGTGGGTGAGCACGCCGAAAAAATCACCCTTCAACCCGGCATAATCGGTTCCGGGGCCAACAAGATACTGGCGGAATTCGGCAAAAAAATCGGGCCGGACCCGGCCTCCATCGACAGCTGTTTTATCGGCGGCATTTTTGCCAACAACGCCAGCGGCATGTGCTGCGGCACTTCCGACAACTCCTACAAGACGGTGCTGTCCACCCGCATGGTTCTGTCGGACGGCACCCTGCTGGACACCGCCGACGCCAAAAGCCGTGCGGCCTTTGCCAGAACCCACGGCCACATCCTTGACGGCCTGACCGCTCTTCGAAACAAAATCATGAGCGACACAACCCTGGCCGATCGCATCCGCCGCAAGTTCAAGATCAAAAACACCACGGGCTACAGCATCAACGCCCTGGTTGATTACGAAGACCCCTTTGAAATCCTGCAGCACCTCATGGTGGGTTCTGAAGGCACCTTGGGCTTTATCGCCGAAGTGACCTACCGCACAGTGGAAGAAGCACCGTTCAAGGCATCGGCCCTCATGCTGCTGCCCTCGGTAAAGGATGCCTGTGATCTCGCTTCCGCCGTGGCCACCCTGCCCGTTTCCTCCGCCGAGCTGATGGACAGGGCTTCTCTGCGCTCTGTGGAGGGCACCCCCGGCCTGCCCGACGGGCTGGACACCCTTGACGACAAGGTCTGCTCACTGCTGGTGGAGACGCGCGCTTCCTCCCAGGAAGAGCTGGACAAAAACATCGCCACCATCAACGCCGCCTTCAAGGACGTAAAATTCGTGCGGCCGCATGCGTTTACCGACAAGCCCGAAGAATACAGCAAACTCTGGCTGATCCGTAAGGGCATATTGGCCTCCGTGGGCGGCATGCGCCCCGTGGGCACCTCCATTGTTATTGAAGACGTGGCCTTTCCCCTCGAACGCCTGGGCGAAGCCGCCACAGACCTGCAAGACCTGTTTGCCCGCCACGGGTACTCGGTGGCCCCCCTGTTCGGCCACGCCAGGGACGGCAACCTGCATTTCGTTTTCTGGCAGGACTTCGGCTCGCCCACGGAAGTGGCGCGCTATGCGGCCTTTATGGACGACTTCTGCAAGCTTATCACCGAAAAATACGACGGCTCTCTCAAGGCCGAACACGGCACAGGCCGCAACGTGGCTCCCTTTGTGGAGCTGGAATGGGGCGCGGCCGCCTACAGCATCATGAAATCCGTCAAGGATCTGCTGGATCCCAAGAGCATTCTCAATCCCGGCGTGCTCATGAATTCCGATCCGCAAGGGCACATCAAGAACCTCAAGCCCCTGCATCCGGCTGACGAGCTTGTGGACAAGTGTATGGAATGCGGTTTCTGCGAATCGGTCTGTCCGTCCCGCAATCTGACCCTCACCCCGCGCCAGCGCATCACGGCATACCGCGAAATATGCCGCCTGCGTGAGGTTGCCCCCGGCAGCAAGGAACTGAAAAACCTTGAAACGCAGTACGACTATATGGGCAACGCCACCTGCGCGACCGACAGTTTGTGCCGCCCCCGCTGCCCCGCTGGAGTGGACACCGGCGTCTTCATCAAGAGCCTGCGCAAAAGAGAAGCCGGCAACCTGAGTAAAAAAGTCGCCAACAGCGTCGCCGACCACTTTGCCGGAACCTGCCGGGCCATATCCTTTGCGCTCAACAGTGTGGACAAGCTGCACCGCGCCCTTGGCACCACCTTTATGGAAAACGGCTCCCGGCTGCTGCGCTGCGTCACCTTCAACAAGGCTCCTCTCTGGAACAGAGATATGCCCAAGGGCGGCAGCAAGTTACGGATTCCTGAGATTCACAGCGCCAATCCCAAAAGAGTGGTGTACTTTCCAAGCTGCATAGCCCGCAACATGGGCCCTGGCGAAGAACACACAGACCGCCGCACTGAGCCGGAAGCGGTCATCAGTGTTCTGCTCAAGGGCGGCTACGATGTCATTCTGCCCAAGAATCTGGACAAGCTCTGCTGCGGCATGGCCTTTGCCAGCAAGGGCCTTGCCGACGCCGCCCACAAAAAGGAAAAGGAACTGGAAGCCGCCCTCAAGGAAGCCAGCAATAACGGGCAATACCCCGTGCTTTGTGAAACCAGCCCCTGCCTGCTGCACATGAAGCAAACCCTTGACCCGTCGCTGACCCTGATGGAGCCCATTGAGTTCATCCTTGAAAAGATGGATGGCAGCCTCAGGTTCACCAAGCTACCCAAAACCATCGCCCTGCACGCCACCTGCTCGGTGCGCAAGATGGGCCTTGAGGGCAAACTTGAAAAGCTCGCCAAAATGTGCGCCGAAAACGTTGTCGTGCCGGACGGCATCAACTGCTGCGGCTGGGCGGGCGACCGTGGCTTTACACACCCGGAACTCAATGAATCCGCGCTCAAGAGTCTGCGCATGCAGGTCAGCACGTGCGAGGTCGGCTACTCCTCAAGCCGCACGTGCCAGATCGGCCTTTCGCTGCACGGCGGCATTCCCTACTATTCCATTGTCTTCCTGGTAGATGAGGCCACCGTGTAG